A genome region from Bufo gargarizans isolate SCDJY-AF-19 chromosome 2, ASM1485885v1, whole genome shotgun sequence includes the following:
- the NRG4 gene encoding pro-neuregulin-4, membrane-bound isoform, producing the protein MTTGHGEPCAAKGQKSFCMNGGICYSIGPKQLCRCIDNYTGERCEEILLSSVDTEPRSNFLINFLVLGTFLGLIFLGLVVYCSRRKLKNRREDGP; encoded by the exons GTCATGGAGAACCCTGTGCAGCGAAAGGGCAGAAAAGTTTCTGTATGAATGGAGGTATATGTTACAGCATAGGTCCTAAGCAACTCTGCAG ATGTATTGACAACTACACAGGCGAGCGGTGTGAAGAAATCCTCTTATCTAGTGTGGACACAGAACCCCGAAGCAACTTTTTGATTAACTTCCTGGTTTTAGGCACTTTCTTGGgcctgatatttttgggattagTTGTCTATTGTAGCAG GAGAAAATTAAAGAATCGTAGAGAAGACGGACCATAA